A genomic region of Prionailurus bengalensis isolate Pbe53 chromosome D1, Fcat_Pben_1.1_paternal_pri, whole genome shotgun sequence contains the following coding sequences:
- the SF1 gene encoding splicing factor 1 isoform X11: MEQKTVIPGMPTVIPPGLTREQERAYIVQLQIEDLTRKLRTGDLGIPPNPEDRSPSPEPIYNSEGKRLNTREFRTRKKLEEERHNLITEMVALNPDFKPPADYKPPATRVSDKVMIPQDEYPEINFVGLLIGPRGNTLKNIEKECNAKIMIRGKGSVKEGKVGRKDGQMLPGEDEPLHALVTANTMENVKKAVEQIRNILKQGIETPEDQNDLRKMQLRELARLNGTLREDDNRILRPWQSSETRSITNTTVCTKCGGAGHIASDCKFQRPGDPQSAQDKARMDKEYLSLMAELGEAPVPASVGSTSGPATTPLASAPRPAAPANNPPPPSLMSTTQSRPPWMNSGPSESRPYHGMHGGGPGGPGGGPHSFPHPLPSLTGGHGGHPMQHNPNGPPPPWMQPPPPPMNQGPHPPGHHGPPPMGKSVPGKYACGLWGLSPASRKRYDATAAYGHDAAAAAASQWAAPAPSLWPSSPMAAAAAAASATPSAQQQYGFQYPLAMAAKIPPRGGDGPSHESEDFPRPLVTLPGRQPQQRPWWTGWFGKAA, translated from the exons GTCCCCTTCCCCTGAGCCCATCTACAATAGCGAGGGGAAGCGGCTTAACACCCGCGAGTTCCGCACCCGCAAAAAGCTTGAAGAGGAGCGGCACAACCTCATCACGGAGATGGTTGCCCTCAACCCTGATTTCAAGCCGCCTGCAGATTACAA acCTCCAGCAACACGGGTGAGCGATAAAGTAATGATTCCACAAGATGAGTATCCAGAAATCAACTTCGTGGGGCTGCTGATTGGGCCCAG AGGGAACACCCTGAAGAACATAGAGAAGGAATGTAACGCCAAGATTATGATTCGGGGAAAAGGGTCTGTTAAAGAAGGGAAGGTTGGGCGCAAAGATGGCCAGATGTTGCCTGGAGAAGATGAACCACTTCATGCCCTGGTTACCGCCAACACCATGGAGAATGTGAAGAAAGCTGTGGAACAG ATAAGAAACATCCTGAAGCAGGGTATTGAGACCCCTGAGGACCAGAATGATCTACGGAAGATGCAGCTTCGGGAGTTGGCCCGTTTGAATGGGACCCTTCGAGAAGATGATAACAG GATCTTAAGACCTTGGCAGAGCTCAGAGACCCGCAGCATTACCAATACCACAGTGTGTACCAAGTGTGGAGGGGCTGGCCATATTGCTTCCGATTGTAAATTCCAAAG GCCTGGTGACCCCCAGTCAGCTCAGGATAAAGCACGGATGGATAAAGAGTATTTGTCCCTCATGGCTGAACTGGGCGAAGCCCCTGTGCCAGCGTCCGTGGGCTCCACCTCTGGGCCTGCCACCACGCCCCTGGCCAGTGCGCCTCGGCCTGCTGCTCCCGCCAACAACCCACCTCCCCCG TCTCTCATGTCCACCACCCAGAGCCGCCCACCCTGGATGAATTCGGGCCCTTCAGAGAGTCGGCCCTACCACGGCATGCACGGAGGTGGTCCTGGTGGGCCCGGAGGTGGCCCCCACAGCTTCCCACACCCGTTACCCAGCCTGACAGGTGGGCACGGTGGACATCCCATGCAGCACAACCCTAACGGACCCCCACCCCCTTGGATGCAGCCGCCACCACCACCGATGAACCAGGGCCCCCACCCACCTGGGCATCATGGCCCTCCTCCAATGGGTAA ATCAGTACCTGGGAAGTACGCCTGTGGGCTCTGGGGTCTATCGCCTGCATCAAGGAAAAG GTATGATGCCACCGCCGCCTATGGGCATgatgccgccgccgccgccgcctcccagtgggcagcccccgccccctccctctggccctcttcccccatggcagcagcagcagcagcagcctccGCCACCCCCTCCGCCCAGCAGCAGTATGGCTTCCAGTACCCCCTTGCCATGGCAGCAAA GATCCCTCCCCGCGGCGGCGATGGCCCGAGCCATGAGAGTGAGGACTTTCCGCGCCCATTGGTGACCCTTCCAGGCAGACAGCCTCAGCAGCGCCCCTGGTGGACAGGATGGTTCGGCAAAGCAGCCTGA